Proteins from a genomic interval of Benincasa hispida cultivar B227 chromosome 7, ASM972705v1, whole genome shotgun sequence:
- the LOC120081206 gene encoding calcineurin-binding protein 1-like isoform X2, translating into MGLLNISRWAFEQGLVCSPNNWNCMEKLLEVLIAIRDEIACLSVAELILRHWPSHARALHVKLTIEESKSIPYAPKGIDKLEPKHVRLKFIDKRKSGEEDLDEDVKVKRSNQNIDLHLAEVSWVGLVDALLDILLPLNECGSEVEIEKPLRSGDVRLRICLTPSLDRSSAFTERKELASSSICDNTSLADSNTESSSSFKEKEASGLDEHPQERRSTRLERLRSRKPGKEELDYSTSKDLARVVTQYLEPFISSGLGTKDTDHEIKNSVSYPDGENSRGSDCNDAHSFLVENSCNYGAYHVSHMLLEKLSSTYPPHQDAFFKFLELEKLTRHWGKDRSPECNLFLAELYFDFGSSSSDTTKQSEFMSEASYHLCKIIELVALEKSDSCSSSLQDSSKISFESSSNQHLFVENSLLTNNKSFWVRFFWLSGQLSLWDGSKAKACEEFCISLSLLEKMNDVNDSLLLVWLPHCRVLKSLTLDRILYEINVLKVDLLMKNAVPEMFEKEMYEECITLLSPLLFSVQEVDIDALSLQFLGRKDAGITSVELAAIDVLIKSCEKVNHLDIEILLNSHQRKLQILMAAAGMHEYFTSNKSFREKSEAKALSDIETKDSPSSHLNHLVAEEVKAISQCISQVKNFIEHSEDSNDIQMRRICDMQFLLLSVMCNVINTFLSKKSSGAAVDDQVERCCLVDAAIAFCKLQHLDLSVPVKSHVELIVATHDLLAEYGLCCWGEGEGEEGKFLKFSIKHLLALDMKLKLNSSVNEKRIECDDMEWENCQVKASPDRSKLNAQDLGFSQNDETRFIEKDAGEDITREGMSTHKSILKDATEGEFIKQGSEESAGKFNACENNSDQLVECENEENEDEKVELELKIENTLDQCFFCLYGLNLRCDSSYDDDLSVHKNTSRGDYQTKEQCADVFQYILPYAKASSRTGLVKLRRVLRAIRKHFLKPPEDVLDGNVIDKFLDDPNLCEEKLSDEAGSDEFLVTMTKILLNDVGSIKQYRTSVLGSSEPYLEVYSNLYYFLAQSEEMSATDKWPGFVLTKEGEEFVQHNANLFKYDLLYNPLRFESWQKLAHIYDEEVDLLLNDGSKHINVTGWRKNDSLPHRVEISRRRSRRCLLMSLALAKSPTQQHEIHELLALVYYDSLQNVVPFYDQRSVVPPKDEAWLRFCENSLKHFKKAFTHQQHWSHAFYMGKLSEKLGLSHDKALSYYAKAIALNPSAVDSIYRMHASRLKFLGNSGKGDLQAWKDLATYAFNQSTGDAVMEISSKFGSKTLDLPADVDGHEASSEDIKHDEFLKVEKAWHMLYNDCLSGIETCVEGDLKHYHKARYTLARGLYRRGENGDVDKAKDELSFCFKSSRSPFTINMWEIDSMVKKGRRKTPGLSGNRKALEVNLPESSRKFITCIRKYLLFYLKLLEETGDICSLERAYISLRADKRFALCIEDLVPVALGRYVKVLITSIRQVGIARTGDASGYEHILEKMFALFMEQGNLWPELCSLPEIQGPGISESNLFGYLHDYIITLERNVKVENLEAINERIRKRFKNPKLSNINIAKVCRHASTAWCRSLIISLALITPIPSESSTESQTSSSLTGGLESNQLLCVDLQINELWCSTFEDSTHLKSLEPKWCPILSKINNIFIKRAAEVNWETANSLLRSSYNFFRESSCVLPSGLNLYLVPYRLATGVNFQQRMDGIEILDFSMPKKLLLWAYTLVHGHFANISSVVKHCEEHLKSKLKKGAGIPATQTHANLPAVISSPTVLGTGRDGSNHNGETDAEASLATPVTSTSLPEKQITSSSIPLLLSGDTRRSSFYGPQFQQCSNVVAERLPNGGDADKG; encoded by the exons ATGGGCTTACTTAATATTTCACGTTGGGCATTTGAGCAAGGACTTGTGTGCAGCCCTAATAACT GGAACTGCATGGAGAAGCTTTTGGAAGTTCTAATTGCAATACGTGATGAGATTGCCTGTCTTTCTGTAGCAGAATTGATTTTGAGGCACTGGCCATCACATGCTCGTGCTTTGCATGTGAAACTTACTATTGAAGAGTCAAAATCTATTCCATATGCACCCAAAGGTATTGATAAGCTAGAACCAAAACATGTCCGACTCAAATTTATTGATAAGAGGAAGTCTGGTGAAGAGGATCTTGATGAAGACGTCAAAGTTAAAAGGTCTAACCAAAATATAGATCTCCACCTAGCAGAAGTTTCCTGGGTTGGTCTTGTTGATGCACTCCTAGATATCTTACTTCCATTGAACGAATGTGGGTCTGAGGTGGAGATTGAAAAACCACTTAGATCTGGTGATGTTAGATTAAGAATATGCCTAACTCCCAGTTTAGATCGTAGCAGTGCATTTACGGAGAGGAAAGAGCTTGCTTCTTCGTCCATTTGTGATAATACGTCTCTTGCAGATTCTAACACAGAAAGTTCATCTTCTTTTAAGGAAAAAGAGGCAAGTGGTTTAGATGAACATCCACAAGAGCGGCGTAGTACTCGTCTTGAAAGGCTAAGAAGTCGTAAGCCTGGAAAAGAAGAATTAGATTATTCGACAAGTAAAGATCTGGCAAGGGTTGTAACTCAGTATCTAGAACCCTTTATTTCCAGTGGACTGGGAACCAAAGATACTGATCATGAGATCAAGAATTCTGTTTCCTACCCTGATGGAGAGAATTCACGGGGTTCAGATTGCAATGATGCTCATAGTTTTTTGGTGGAAAATTCCTGTAATTATGGTGCTTACCATGTGAGTCACATGCTTTTAGAAAAGCTTTCAAGCACATATCCTCCACATCAGGAtgcatttttcaaatttctggAGTTGGAAAAGTTGACGAGGCATTGGGGAAAGGACAGATCTCCTGAATGCAATCTTTTTCTTGCTGAGCTCTATTTTGACTTTGGATCATCTTCTTCTGATACTACCAAGCAATCTGAATTCATGTCAGAGGCTTCATATCATCTCTGTAAAATCATTGAATTAGTAGCCCTCGAAAAGAGCGATAGCTGCTCTAGCAGTCTTCAAGATTCCAGTAAAATATCATTTGAAAGTTCTAGTAATCAGCACTTATTTGTTGAAAATTCACtattaacaaataacaaatcATTCTGGGTACGATTCTTTTGGCTTAGTGGGCAATTGTCTTTGTGGGATGGAAGCAAGGCAAAAGCCTGTGAAGAGTTCTGTATTTCTTTATCGCTTCTGGAAAAGATGAATGATGTGAATGATTCTCTGTTACTGGTCTGGCTCCCTCACTGTCGGGTTTTGAAAAGTTTAACCTTGGATAGAATACTTTATGAAATTAACGTTTTAAAGGTTGACCTCTTGATGAAGAATGCTGTACCTGAAATGTTTGAGAAAGAAATGTATGAGGAGTGCATCACTTTACTTTCTCCACTTCTATTTAGTGTACAGGAAGTTGACATTGATGCCTTGTCCTTGCAATTTTTAGGAAGAAAAGATGCAGGGATTACTTCAGTGGAACTTGCAGCGATTGACGTTTTAATTAAATCGTGTGAGAAGGTAAATCATTTGGATATCGAGATACTTTTGAATTCTCACCAACGGAAGCTGCAAATACTCATGGCAGCTGCTGGGATGCATGAATACTTTACATCAAATAAATCATTTCGTGAGAAGTCGGAGGCAAAAGCACTCTCTGACATAGAAACGAAGGATAGTCCAAGCAGTCACTTGAACCATTTAGTCGCGGAAGAAGTAAAAGCAATATCTCAATGTATATCACAAGTAAAGAACTTCATCGAACATTCTGAAGACTCT AATGACATTCAGATGAGGAGGATTTGTGATATGCAGTTCTTGCTTTTATCGGTCATGTGTAACGTTATAAACACATTCCTCTCCAAGAAGTCTTCTGGGGCAGCAGTTGATGATCAAGTTGAAAGATGCTGCCTCGTAGATGCAGCCATTGCATTCTGCAAACTCCAACATCTTGATCTTTCTGTGCCTGTGAAATCTCAC GTTGAGTTAATTGTTGCAACACATGACCTACTTGCAGAATATGGTCTCTGCTGTTGGGGCGAGGGTGAAGGAGAGGAAGgaaaatttcttaaattttccATAAAGCATCTCTTAGCTTTGGATATGAAACTTAAATTGAACAGTTCGGTAAATGAGAAAAGAATTGAATGTGATGACATGGAATGGGAGAATTGTCAAGTAAAGGCATCTCCAGACCGATCAAAATTGAATGCTCAAGATTTGGGGTTTAGTCAAAATGATGAAACCAGATTCATCGAGAAGGATGCTGGGGAGGATATAACACGGGAAGGGATGTCAACTCATAAATCAATATTGAAAGATGCTACAGAAGGAGAATTTATTAAGCAAGGAAGTGAGGAGTCTGCTGGCAAGTTCAATGCTTGTGAAAATAATAGTGACCAACTAGTAGAATGTGAGAATGAGGAAAATGAAGATGAGAAGGTGGAGCtagaattaaaaattgaaaatacattGGATCAGTGCTTTTTCTGCTTGTACGGATTAAACCTCAGATGTGACTCATCTTATGATGATGATCTATCTGTACATAAAAATACTAGCCGTGGGGATTATCAGACCAAAGAACAGTGTGCTGATGTTTTCCAGTATATACTCCCTTATGCAAAGGCTTCATCT agaACTGGATTAGTCAAGCTGCGAAGAGTTCTGAGAGCCATCCGCAAACACTTTTTAAAACCACCAGAGGATGTATTGGATGGAAATGTGATAGACAAGTTCCTAGATGATCCCAATTTATGTGAAGAAAAACTCTCTGACGAGGCTGGTTCAGATGAGTTTCTTGTAACAATGACTAAGATATTACTTAATGATGTAGGAAGCATTAAACAGTATCGAACATCAGTCTTAGGAAG TTCTGAACCATATCTGGAAGTTTATAGCAACTTGTATTATTTCCTTGCTCAATCAGAGGAAATGAGTGCAACTGACAAATGGCCAGGTTTTGTGCTCACCAAGGAAGGGGAGGAATTTGTTCAACATAATGCAAACCTCTTCAAATATGATCTGCTGTATAATCCTCTGCGATTTGAGAGCTGGCAAAAACTTGCTCATATTTATGATGAG GAGGTAGACCTGTTGCTCAATGACGGCAGTAAGCACATCAATGTTACAGGATGGAGGAAAAATGATTCTTTACCCCATAGAGTGGAGATAAGCCGGAGGAGGAGCAGGCGTTGTctactaatgagtttagctttAGCAAAGTCACCAACTCAGCAG CATGAGATACATGAGCTATTAGCACTTGTGTACTACGACAGCCTTCAAAATGTGGTTCCATTCTATGATCAGCGGTCTGTGGTGCCACCGAAGGATGAAGCATGGCTCAGATTTTGTGAGAACTCGTTGAAACATTTCAAGAAAGCTTTTACACATCA GCAACACTGGTCTCATGCATTCTATATGGGCAAACTTAGTGAAAAGCTCGGGCTCTCACATGATAAAGCTCTATCATATTATGCTAAAGCTATTGCCTTAAATCCATCAGCCGTTGATTCTATTTACAGAATGCATGCATCGCGCTTAAAGTTTCTTGGTAATTCTGGAAAAGGAGATCTGCAAGCTTGGAAG GATCTTGCAACTTATGCCTTTAATCAGTCAACTGGAGATGCCGTGATGGAAATATCAAGTAAGTTTGGTTCCAAGACTTTGGATTTACCTGCAGACGTGGATGGCCATGAAGCATCTTCTGAGGACATAAAGCATGATGAATTCCTCAAAGTGGAAAAGGCGTGGCACATGCTGTATAATGATTGTCTTTCTGGTATTGAAACTTGTGTTGAAGGGGATCTTAAACATTACCATAAAGCCAGATATACACTTGCTCGGGGTCTTTATAGAAGGGGTGAGAACGGTGATGTGGACAAAGCAAAGGATGAGCTCtcattttgttttaaatcatcTCGTTCACCCTTCACAATAAATATGTGGGAGATTGATAGCATGGTCAAAAAGGGAAG GCGCAAAACACCTGGACTTTCAGGGAATAGGAAAGCACTTGAAGTTAATTTACCAGAAAGTTCTCGGAAGTTTATTACATGTATCAGGAAATACTTGTTGTTTTATTTGAAACTACTGGAGGAAACTGGAGATATCTGTTCCCTTGAGCGTGCTTATATATCACTTCGAGCAGATAAAAGG TTTGCATTGTGCATTGAAGATCTTGTTCCAGTTGCTCTAGGGAGGTATGTCAAGGTTTTGATAACGTCCATTCGTCAAGTCGGGATTGCTCGCACTGGTGATGCAAGTGGTTACGAACATATACTAGAGAAAATGTTTGCTCTGTTCATGGAGCAGGGTAACTTATGGCCAGAATTGTGCAGTTTGCCTGAAATACAAGGCCCGGGTATATCAGAAAGCAATTTGTTTGG GTATCTTCATGATTATATCATTACTTTGGAGAGAAATGTCAAGGTTGAGAATCTTGAAGCAATAAATGAGAGGATTCGAAAACGTTTTAAGAATCCAAAGTTGTCCAATATTAACATTGCAAAAGTTTGCAGGCATGCTTCTACTGCATGGTGTAGATCCCTTATAATCAGCTTGGCACTTATCACTCCCATACCTTCTGAATCCTCAACCGAAAGTCAAACATCAAGTTCATTAACCGGTGGTTTAGAAAGTAACCAGCTCCTTTGTGTGGATTtgcaaattaatgaattatggTGTTCAACCTTTGAGGACTCAACACATCTGAAAAGTCTTGAACCAAAATGGTGCCCGATCTTgtccaaaatcaataacatatttattaaaagagCTGCAGAAGTGAATTGGGAAACTGCTAACTCTTTGCTTCGATCTTCTTACAACTTTTTTCGTGAGAGCTCTTGTGTGCTCCCATCTGGCTTGAACCTGTATCTAGTTCCATATCGACTAGCAACAGGAGTAAACTTTCAACAGCGCATGGATGGGATTGAAATTTTAGATTTCAGCATGCCAAAGAAGCTTCTCTTGTGGGCGTACACTCTAGTGCATGGTCATTTTGCTAATATTTCATCGGTGGTGAAGCATTGTGAAGAACATCTAAAG TCAAAGTTAAAGAAGGGAGCTGGAATTCCCGCTACACAAACTCATGCAAACTTGCCTGCCGTGATATCTTCACCAACAG TTCTAGGCACTGGAAGAGATGGTTCAAACCACAATGGTGAGACAGATGCAGAAGCATCTCTAGCCACCCCTGTTACATCTACTTCATTGCCAGAGAAGCAGATCACGAGCAGTTCGATTCCGCTTCTTTTGAGTGGCGACACTCGCAGAAGTTCATTTTATGGTCCTCAATTTCAACAATGTAGCAATGTCGTTGCTGAGAGATTACCTAATGGAGGAGATGCAGACAAAGGATGA